The Pseudomonadota bacterium genome has a segment encoding these proteins:
- a CDS encoding Gfo/Idh/MocA family oxidoreductase — protein sequence MTIRTAVIGVGHFGRLHAEKYAGLTGSKLVAVVDRDPARAAEVAALLGVAASADFRSLFGQVDAVSIAVPTASHFAVAKSCLEAGLHCLIEKPISETLDEADALIASARQHGLVLQVGHLERFSAARVALDGRIQEPLFIECSRIAPFKPRGTDVSVILDLMIHDIDLILELVKAPILSLDAVGVPVLGDHEDIANARIGFANGCVANVTASRISMKSERTMRLFQRSGYLRVDFLQHKVTVIRRGGPVVEGMPNFQIEENVFEEHDSLKREIEAFIGAVANRTPPLVDGPAGRRALETALAITDSLRRWVEKVA from the coding sequence ATGACGATCCGCACCGCGGTGATCGGCGTCGGCCATTTCGGCCGCCTGCATGCCGAGAAATATGCGGGCCTCACCGGCTCGAAGCTCGTCGCCGTGGTCGATCGGGATCCGGCGCGAGCGGCCGAGGTCGCGGCTTTGCTCGGCGTGGCGGCGAGCGCGGATTTCCGCTCACTCTTCGGCCAGGTGGATGCGGTGTCGATCGCAGTCCCGACCGCCTCCCACTTCGCCGTCGCCAAGAGCTGCCTCGAAGCCGGACTCCATTGCCTCATCGAGAAGCCGATCAGCGAAACGCTGGATGAGGCTGACGCGCTCATCGCCAGCGCCCGCCAGCATGGCCTGGTCCTGCAGGTGGGCCATCTCGAGCGGTTCAGCGCGGCCAGGGTGGCGCTCGATGGCCGCATCCAGGAACCGCTCTTCATCGAGTGCAGCCGCATCGCGCCGTTCAAGCCGCGCGGCACCGATGTCAGCGTCATCCTCGATCTGATGATCCATGACATCGATCTCATCCTGGAGCTGGTGAAGGCGCCGATCCTGTCCTTGGACGCGGTGGGCGTGCCGGTCCTGGGCGACCATGAAGACATCGCCAATGCCCGGATCGGCTTTGCCAATGGCTGTGTCGCCAACGTGACGGCCAGCCGCATCAGCATGAAGAGCGAACGCACCATGCGTCTCTTCCAACGCTCGGGCTATCTCAGGGTGGATTTTCTGCAGCACAAGGTGACGGTCATCCGCCGCGGCGGGCCGGTGGTCGAGGGCATGCCGAACTTTCAGATCGAGGAGAACGTCTTCGAGGAGCATGACAGCCTGAAGCGCGAGATCGAGGCCTTCATCGGCGCGGTCGCCAACCGCACGCCGCCCTTGGTCGACGGCCCCGCCGGGCGCCGGGCTCTGGAGACGGCACTCGCCATCACCGACTCCTTGCGCCGCTGGGTGGAGAAGGTCGCGTGA